The genomic stretch atttttcataatatgaCATATGTTCAGAAATGTGACTTGATTCCTTACTCAAACCAACTTCCCCTACTTTCTTTTGGCCACTGAACGTCTGGTATGTCCTGCATTAGTAACAACCCTGACTTCTTACTTCTGTCTCTCCTGCTAGTTGGCCACCACGAAAATGGAGTTCTAAAAGCTGAGAATGGAGCATCTCCTCGGATCAAAAAACTCAAATCCCCCTAAGATAACCCATCGGCCGGCCTGAACAGTGGCCTTTGCCCTGGCTAAGGTTTCTCATCAGCACAACAGGGAAGCTGGCGGCCACTGGACACCAAGCCTCTTGTTGAGTATTTCCTGAGATGTTACACAGACTCAGAAAACAGACTTAGGCTTGAATGCTGGAAAATGAAAATCCAAGGAAATCCCTCGAGACATTCACTCTTTatatcagtatttttttatacatctaCGCAGACGGCTATCCCACCCTAAGGAGCACCATTGTGTGCCGAATGAAATGTACAGTGAACACAGTATACAGCACACATGCtattgtgtgtgttaatgttgaaTGTGCTGATGCATATCCTTATACACAAGTACTGTATTGGTTGTAGTGTTTCGATTTTCgcagctgttttcagctctTGTCATTGAGCCAGCTTTGCCTGTTTTCTAGTCTGGTCCATTGGAGCAGAACATTGTTACTGATGATATGGTATGATATGAGCTTACTGTATGCTGGCCTTAAAAATATCCCTTTACCATGTCAGGGAAGAGATTTTGGCCAACCAATCACCTGGGCTCCTCCCTATGATTTATGTCTGTTTGAAATCCTTCATTCGTCACTGGTCACTTAACATATATGCATCACGTATGTATGGTGGATATAACcgcatggctttttttttttttttcttcatttaattgttttgttaattacTTTATTAAATAAGGCATTTTTCGGAAAGATTGTGACTGAAGTCATTTTTCTActgccttttttcattttgtacacTTCTGTATTCTGTCAACAAAATGGCTTGAAAGATTTTCAATCGTCTTCATAGTGTTTTATTCTGCAGCAATGAAAAATGCATGCATTGATAGTTGGTAAATAGACAAATGCATGCAGAATTACATAGACATTTCCAATGTTCTGTCATAACACAGTAAACAGCAGTGTGTTCAAGTGATTCTGAATGGGGTGTCTGAAGGTGAACTCAACCAAGGGTGGCACTGAGCATGGAGTCCCATCACCTTTGcttttagctaaatgctaataaCAGCATGCTAAAAGTGTCCCTGGTCTGGTCTTCTGTTTGCTTTATGTGGCTGAGGGAACATAGTtttctcaatttaaaatgtacatttgattGCGCGCCTCAAacataactttttaattttgaagTAGCAAATCAGATTTTAGGGTAGGCCTTGGAGACCTCTTGGTAAATGCCCAATATTAGAAGGGTATTTTGAGCTCAACCAACCAACACCAGTTGAGCAGCTGTCTGATTTCGccaaaaaaccttttcaaattGCCTTTTCTGCAGCAGGCGGACTGTTTATTGAGTAACCAAAAATTCAGCAAAGGCTTTGCATTGATTTGTTTTCCCCTCATTTATTGGGCAGTGAATAACTTTTGAGGCAATCCAGCCTTCCCTCATATAATAAAGATGGCTCTGCTACATTGTCCCCtgataaagaataaaaaaaggaatgtgttagtcaaactttttaaaaagttttttttttaatataatttatagaCAATTCTAGAGAATTTGCCAGGTGgctgtttggattttttttccattctagTCAGCTGGCTGGCTAGTTGCGGTTGACACACCCAGCTTCTGTCGCAGAGAATCCAGTGTCTGACACGGGATCTGGTGTACGCTGGACTCCAGGTACACCAGCACAAAGTAGTCAGCATTGGTCAACGCAAAGAGGTggttaaaaactacaaaaccaagcgagaatgagagagaggagaaagatgcCATTAGCTGAGATTTTAGGTTATGCTATTTATTGTAGGGGAAAATGAAACTAAACTTAAATTCTAATGTCTTCCTTAATGTATCAAGGAAGACATGTATGGTACAGCAGCAACATGAGTTCTACATTATCAATGAAAAAATATTCCTTCAGGAAACCAAGACATAGTAAGTAAATACAGGCTGTTAAACTGAGAGTGTTGCCCTACACATTGGCTCTAATAGCTCTAAAGTCTGCAGGGGAGTAAAACTCAAGTTTGTCCTCTGTAGTGACTGGTTTGGGCCTGTGTGTCTTTTTCAGGACCTGGCCAACAATGATACCGGGGAtgtgcttttcaaaaaaatactgATCATGTCATCTGACAGGAAATAGGACAGAATGAAATATCGGCCCTCATTTGCGAGATTCCGGGAGTCCTGGCATGTCGATGAAAGAGGACAGCTTTAAGGTAGAATATGTAGTGAATATCAGCTTATTATTTGTAATCAAGTACCGTTAAAAGTGGCCCAAAGGTTCTTTGTTGACACCCCCAAACTCTcccaaagaaaagaggaaatagaGGGCAGCTCCAATGCAGATCCCGACACCTCCACACACTTCTAGTAGGGTATAATTAATGACTGAGAGGGAGTATGTTTGTATTAATCAAGACATTGTTTTTGAGGAAAGCATTGCACATGATACCTTTAAGGAAAGCATTGCACATGATACCTTTAAGAGAAAAGCGAAAGGATCTGTTTTGTCGATCGATGGCTTTGAGTTTTAGAGAATGTAGTTTGGTGACATACAACATGCTACATACTACTGGTTATTCAGAAGGTAATAAGCagcaatatatataatatatatatctatattaatATATATCTCGACTTACCGGGCTGGCACTGTAGCGCAACACTTTGTGTTGGTTTTCCAGCATCTTTAGCACATTCTTTTTGTGAGTCTTAGGAATTAAAGACAAACAATTCTGGAGAGTTGTCAAGAGAACCAAATCCATTATAGGGAGGAACCTCCTGTAAATATGGACAGGATAGGGAAATGAAtaagaaaaacagaattaatGAGTATAATGACATAAAGTCACATACCCTCAAGCTGTACAGTTTATATAGTTTGGtaaaagaacaagaaaagacaaagataGAAAAA from Etheostoma cragini isolate CJK2018 chromosome 18, CSU_Ecrag_1.0, whole genome shotgun sequence encodes the following:
- the efhc1 gene encoding LOW QUALITY PROTEIN: EF-hand domain-containing protein 1 (The sequence of the model RefSeq protein was modified relative to this genomic sequence to represent the inferred CDS: inserted 3 bases in 2 codons), yielding MFRCLFASGHQHSTYFYPETFPSCVLEASTAEVDEYYSPKDFHVGQTIKLMGRCFLLYDCDGFTKEYYQKNQPDIEMKPSEGPKKTDLLQERKEVPPYNGFGSLDXTLQNCLSLIPKTHKKNVLKMLENQHKVLRYSASPDSRNLANEGRYFILSYFLSDDMISIFLKXHIPGIIVGQVLKKTHRPKPVTTEDKLEFYSPADFRAIRANV